In one Oryzias latipes chromosome 13, ASM223467v1 genomic region, the following are encoded:
- the LOC101159244 gene encoding alpha-2-macroglobulin-like protein 1 — MKGGVSDEMTLSAYITAAFLEMNTSTDNHVVTRSLSCLKGSINELNNTYTTALLAYVFTLAGDMETRAHLLQHLDRVAVKKGNVIYWTQAAAETSDSLSVEISSYVLMSLLSTSHTAEDLGYASSIVRWMTGQQNYYGGFSSTQDTVAALQALALYATVVFSPEGSSTVTVQSSSVQLEFDVKPDNKLLYQEKVMNDATGKYTLQVKGTACSSIQVNKYKCSYLTDLAFAIS, encoded by the exons ATGAAG gggggggtgtctgatGAAATGACTCTCAGTGCTTACATCACTGCTGCATTCTTGGAGATGAACACATCCACAGAT AACCATGTGGTAACTAGGAGCCTCTCTTGCCTAAAAGGATCCATTAATGAGCTCAACAACACCTACACCACAGCTCTGCTAGCATATGTCTTCACACTGGCAGGAGACATGGAGACTCGTGCTCACCTTCTGCAGCACCTTGACAGAGTGGCAGTAAAAAAAG gaaatgtCATCTACTGGACTCAGGCTGCAGCTGAAACATCTGACTCTCTGTCAGTGGAAATCAGCTCTTATGTCCTGATGTCTTTACTCAGTACCTCCCACACTGCTGAAGACCTGGGATATGCTTCAAGTATTGTTAGGTGGATGACCGGGCAACAGAACTATTATGGGGGTTTTTCTTCTACCCAG GACACAGTAGCGGCCCTTCAAGCTCTGGCTCTTTATGCTACAGTCGTATTCAGCCCAGAGGGTTCCAGTACCGTTACAGTCCAGTCCTCTAGTGTCCAACTGGAGTTTGATGTGAAACCAGACAACAAACTGCTTTACCAGGAGAAGGTGATGAATGATGCGACTGGAAAGTATACCCTTCAAGTGAAAGGGACTGCATGCTCCTCAATCCAggtaaacaaatacaaatgttCTTACCTGACAGat TTAGCATTTGCCATCTCATAA